The Procambarus clarkii isolate CNS0578487 chromosome 46, FALCON_Pclarkii_2.0, whole genome shotgun sequence genome includes a region encoding these proteins:
- the LOC123770521 gene encoding heat shock protein HSP 90-alpha, which produces MPEETMEEVETFAFQAEIAQLMSLIINTFYSNKEIFLRELISNSSDALDKIRYESLTDPSKLESGKDLTIRIELDKNERTFTIIDTGVGMTKADLVNNLGTIAKSGTKAFMEALQAGADISMIGQFGVGFYSAYLVADKVVVTSKHNDDEQYTWESAAGGSFTIRPDKSYPLSRGTRITLYLKEDQAEYVEERRIKEVVKKHSQFIGYPIRLLVEKEREKQIPDDDEEEKEDEAAKKDDMPNVEDVGADEDADKGLEKAKKMKTVKEKYMEDEELNKTKPLWTRNPDDISQEEYGEFYRSLTNDWEDHLAIKHFSVEGQLEFRALLFVPRRAPFDLFENRKQKNKIKLYVRRVFIMDNCEELIPEYLNFITGVVDSEDLPLNISREMLQQNKILKVIRKNLVKKAMELFEELMEDKDSFKKLYENFSKNIKLGIHEDSTNRKKLAEFLRFYTSASGDEMSSLKDYVSRMKDNQKQIYYITGESRDAVANSAFVERVKKRGFEIIYMIDPIDEYCIQQLKEYDGKQLLSVTKEGLELPDDEEEKKKLEEQKQKLENLCKVIKDILDKRVEKVVVSNRLVTSPCCIVTSQYGWTANMERIMKAQALRDTSTMGYMAAKKHLEINPDHSIIETLRQKADADKNDKSVKDLVMLLFETSLLASGFNLEDPGVHAARIYRMISLGLGIDDEEAITIPEDTNPLDDMPPLEGDEEDASRMEEVD; this is translated from the exons ATGCCTGAGGAAACAATGGAGGAAGTGGAGACCTTCGCCTTCCAGGCGGAGATCGCCCAGTTGATGTCTCTCATCATCAACACCTTCTACAGCAACAAGGAAATCTTCCTGCGAGAACTGATCTCCAACTCTTCTGACGCGCTTGACAAGATCCGCTACGAGTCGTTGACTGATCCGTCAAAGCTCGAGTCCGGCAAGGATCTCACTATCAGGATCGAGCTTGACAAGAACGAGCGGACTTTCACTATCATCGACACTGGTGTAGGCATGACAAAGGCTGATCTGGTTAACAATTTGGGAACCATTGCTAAGTCTGGCACCAAGGCGTTCATGGAGGCACTGCAGGCTGGGGCTGACATCTCCATGATTGGGCAGTTTGGTGTGGGCTTCTACTCCGCCTACCTGGTGGCCGACAAGGTGGTTGTCACCTCCAAACACAATGATGACGAGCAGTATACCTGGGAGTCTGCCGCTGGAGGCTCCTTCACTATCCGGCCCGACAAAA GCTACCCACTATCCCGGGGCACGAGGATCACACTATACCTGAAGGAGGACCAAGCCGAGTACGTGGAGGAGCGCCGCATCAAGGAGGTGGTGAAGAAACATTCTCAGTTCATCGGCTACCCCATCAGGCTCCTggtggagaaggagagggagaag CAAATCCCAGATGACGATGAAGAAGAGAAGGAAGACGAGGCTGCTAAAAAAGACGACATGCCGAACGTGGAGGACGTGGGAGCAGACGAAGACGCTGACAAAGGGCTGGAGAAAGCCAAGAAGATGAAGACTGTGAAGGAGAAATACATGGAGGACGAAGAACTGAACAAGACGAAGCCGCTGTGGACCCGCAACCCAGATGACATCTCTCAGGAGGAGTACGGAGAGTTCTACAGGTCACTCACCAATGACTGGGAGGACCACTTGGCTATCAAACACTTCAGTGTTGAGGGCCAGCTGGAGTTCCGGGCACTTCTCTTCGTGCCTCGACGTGCTCCCTTTGATCTCTTTGAGAATCGTAAACAGAAGAACAAGATAAAGTTGTATGTTCGTCGCGTGTTCATCATGGATAACTGTGAGGAACTCATCCCAGAGTACCTCAACTTCATCACTGGTGTTGTTGACTCTGAAGATCTTCCCCTCAACATCTCTCGTGAGATGCTTCAACAGAACAAGATCTTGAAAGTTATCCGTAAAAACTTAGTGAAGAAAGCCATGGAACTCTTCGAGGAACTCATGGAGGACAAAGATTCATTCAAGAAATTATATGAGAATTTCTCCAAGAATATCAAACTGGGCATCCACGAGGACTCCACCAATCGTAAGAAACTGGCAGAGTTCCTGCGGTTCTACACCTCAGCATCAGGAGACGAGATGAGCAGCTTGAAGGACTACGTCTCCCGCATGAAGGACAACCAGAAACAGATCTATTACATCACCGGAGAGAGTCGTGACGCTGTCGCTAACTCAGCCTTTGTAGAGAGGGTGAAGAAGCGAGGCTTTGAGATCATCTACATGATTGACCCCATCGACGAGTATTGCATCCAGCAGCTGAAGGAATATGACGGTAAGCAGCTCTTGTCGGTCACCAAGGAAGGTCTCGAGCTCCCAGATGACGAGGAGGAGAAAAAGAAGTTAGAGGAACAAAAACAGAAGCTGGAGAACTTGTGCAAG GTAATAAAGGACATCCTTGACAAGAgagtagagaaggtggtggtgagcAACCGCCTGGTGACCTCTCCGTGCTGTATCGTGACCTCCCAGTATGGCTGGACCGCAAACATGGAACGCATCATGAAGGCTCAGGCACTGCGAGACACCTCTACCATGGGCTACATGGCTGCCAAGAAGCACCTGGAGATCAACCCAGATCACAGCATCATTGAGACCCTCAGGCAGAAGGCTGATGCTGATAAGAATGATAAGTCTGTGAAAGATCTAGTCATGCTGCTCTTCGAGACGTCCCTTCTAGCGTCCGGCTTCAACCTGGAGGACCCCGGGGTACACGCCGCCAGGATCTACAGGATGATCAGTTTAGGTCTTGGTATCGACGACGAGGAAGCTATCACGATCCCTGAGGACACCAACCCTCTGGACGACATGCCGCCGCTGGAAGGGGACGAGGAGGATGCCTCTAGGATGGAAGAGGTCGACTAG